The Chanos chanos chromosome 9, fChaCha1.1, whole genome shotgun sequence genome includes the window TATGTGGTCTCGTtaaagtttcgttatttcgtgataacAACATAAAAAGTCCAGATctcaagaaaaataacacgttatcacaaTAAATtacatgtaaattcatggcatcttagggtTTCCGTAGTGCGCCTAAATATTTATTCCACATTCGCATCCCGATGGTTTTGCTCTGCCTTGGACCCTAATGGTTACCATGGTTACCAAATGTGGTGCAGTAGAACTCAGTGACAGAGATCTGGCATGCAATGCTGCACTCTGTTGAATACTTATTTATGGTTGTGAATatgagggaggggagaaaaTTCTGCATAAAGTGACACACTGTTGAAGCACCAAGAGCCATGGTAATGtagtcaaaaaaaaattacacacacacacacatgacactgCCCTATACATAATAGGGCAGTGTCAAAAtcggtgtaaaaaaaaaaaaacacactggtcAATAGTGACAACAGAAAttgtgtgaaaaataaagaataatgTACCTCATTCAGTTTGTCGGCAAAAGATGCAACGCTGGGGCCAAATTTCTTGACTCCGTAAATAATGACAGCACCGATGGAGGCGGCGGCGAAGGTCTCGTGGTTAATAACGTAGATTTCCTTGGAAAGCATGTACAAGAGCAGGCCAGTGCCTAACATATATGGCCCTGAAGACAAAACAGTCAAATATCTGAGTCAGTCCTTCATTCAACCATACCtcaaacacaactcacacaaacatgagaATAAAGTGTGCTAACTACAGGAATCCAAAAGAACTGTGTGTGGCCTTATTTATGAGCAGATGCTCAACTGCAGATAGAGCATGTCAGATAAGACTAGGTAAATAGAGCCTGAGTATTTGTGACTTTAATAAACATGCAGAAGTCAATCTTAAACTGTACATGGCTTGTGAGTGATGGTTTATGCTGTAAAACCTGACTAATGTATGATCACTCTGACACAAAGCTTCTTTAACCCCCAACCCAGACAACCTGGtggattttatgttttattttcaatctTCAATTCTATAGATATCACAGAGGCAGCCATTTAGTACTGTATATTGATAAGAGACAACCTGGCTAGAGGTGGGATAGAACTAGTCCCAACACAGGGAAACCACTCTAAAAGATCTtgacaattaaaacaattaGGCTAGGTGGGGTGGAAAAGTGAACCAAACCAGTCTCTACAGGCTCATTTTAATCGTGCTGTACTTTGATAGAGTGGGGTTTATAGAGAAGTGAAGAGGTCAATGGATGGCATACCCACCTGTGACACCAGTCTTGGGGTACAGCAGTGTGAACAGCTCCTCTGGGAAAATGCCATGGCGTACTTTGCCTCCTTTCTCAGGCAGTGGGGGTACTGGTGCCTGACTCTGAGGGGATGAATGCAGAGAACGAGAGGCCTGGACCAGGCTGTGGACAATAAGAGGGATGTATGTAAGggacaaacaggagaaaacagactTAGAGGCAGTAAGACTTCTAGCTGATCGACTGCACAATGAATCTGAAGCTCTATTTTGCGACATTTCAGAGGAATCTATTTCCTCTATCAAATATTAACCACCTGTATTTACCTACTGAAAACCTAAGCGCTTTCACAGTTGCAACTATCAGAGGTTGGTGGACAACTAGCAAACATTGGTTGCAAGCTAGCGCATTACAAGCAAATGTTTGCATACAGTACTTTTTAAAACTAAGCgatttaaatatatttgtacTTATACTTTTGTTTCTTACCAAGCTCCGAATGAACCACTGTTTTTGAGGGCAGGGcctgaaaagagaagaaggatCCAAAATCATCTCAATGTCACGACCAGTGAGAATGTCACATCTATTTAGTTACCCCAGTCAGGAAACCACTCAGGAATTTGGATAAGAGAGTACATCTAACAATGAAATTCTACCCATTAGAAGTAAACTCGTCGCTACATTTCACTGTACCACTAGCACTTATTTTAAAGCCAACTGCAAGATGTTCACTAGTCGACGGCTTTCAAGTGTTTACATCAGTCCGTTAGTTTGGATACATTACTCAGTGAGCAATTAAGccatatgaaatgttttcatattgaGATGTGTACTCCTCcgacaaattaaagaaaaagtcCAAAAGTCCTAACTGTGCACAGTTCATGCAAGAACATTACATAAGAAATTTTGTGCTTTCATTAGCCAGTTGGCTAAAAGGCTAGTGTACACTTTACCGCTACAAGGGCACGTAACCTACTGGTGCTATCTATGGGTTAGCACGGTACCGGCTAACCCATAGGCATATAGAAGCTAACTCAACTAACAAGCTAACCAGCGTCTGTTACTTGAGGATTTCCGATAATTATTGTGCATAACTATTGTGCACACTGTAAGTAAGCAGATGGGTtcataaaatagaaaaaaaaaaagtcattgtttGAAGGTTATGAGCAGAATTGCTAACTAAGAAGCTAGCTGAAACTTACTAGCTAGACAGTCATTGAAAACGAGGCCTGCCCTTATACCCTTCAGCTTCAcaatacacattcatttcaatGACTGCggaaaaaaatgtgaaaccTGTACAGTTTGCATTAATCGCTTACAATTTACCCACCTGAAACGAGCACAAGTCTCGACAGCATGTCTGACAGATGAAGTGTCAAGTGCTCGGGCCGCAAATTATTCCACAACGCACACTCTGCCCTTCTGCAAGGGAACAACTATGGCGGAGAACGTATATCTGTAACACCGCGAGACTTAACCGACACCCTTTCAAATCCGGTTCATTTTAAACAACTTAACCTGTATCTATCGACGGAGCCACCAGGAGGCGTAACTACATTTTAAGGCACAAGGCAAGGAGAGTCTGGAACAGTGATATCCAAATACGCGCGTCTTGTATACTTCGATCACATATGATTCTGATTTATAAAAACTGTGAACACATTCGGTTACCATGGGCAGTCAGCAGGATAAGATTTGCAATTACATAGGATTTTCTGAAATTCAAATAAACCAACACGTAAACAGTCTGGCCCTAACCCTATGCTAATCCATAGTACTTCAGGATCTTGCCTCTGAGTCACAAGAGATGTAAAAAAGTGTGAAGAATATCCTTTGCAAACATACAATCTATAATGAGAAAACTGATGAAAGAACTTTCAGTTGTTTGGCTTCCATCGGTAAGTTCCACTGAAAATTCCAGTCAAACTAAAGAATTCTCTAATCATGatgcatacaaacaaataaacaaacacaagaccTATAAGTTAGTGAAGATGCATAACTTGACATTTCCTGTTCAGTACTGAAACGAGAAGTGAAGTTATATAAAACATGTTGCCCCTCCCCATTTGTTacacatttcagaaatgaatgCCAAGTCGAAGGGCCTCCGACAGGCTCTAATCTTAGGGGACATGCGTAAGTGGCATCAGTTTTAATACAGCTGTCTACAGAGATAGAGGAACTCACAGTAGCGGTGTAGTTCCCCACGACACTTCCtgttaaacaaaaccaaaaaaaccccacacagctacagtgtatgtaacagagcCTGAATCATCCAACTCGGCCCGTTCAGACGGAACTCGAAGAAAATTTCTCCATTCTCTTCTTTATCAAGGCAGTCTTCTTACAGGACCCATGAGAAAACGGGTAGGTGAGCAAAAAGTCCACTGTAGTCAGGAATGCACTGTCAGATACTTCCAGACTTCATGCCCTCTGGTATTCCTGTTCTTACAACTTGTTCACTGTACCAGATGTTGTTATTTAATTTTAACACTATACAAGATTCATTTTCTGTCGGTTGGACATTTTATCTATAGgtcttgtgtgtctctgtgtattttttgtgcTGGAAGCTCTTTGAAaagcagacatgcacacataaatgAAACCTAGGCCTTAACTGCCTCCAAACACAGATCAGTGAATGAGGGCAAAGCAGTCAGCAGAGTCTCATTGATCATGTGTACTGTTTGTCAAATGTGATCATTAATGCCATTGTTGGGTTGTGCTCATCAGTAAAGTAACACTCATGATGAAACTTCATTTTGCAGCATACCAAATGTGTGCTCTGACAACAGAATGTGAGGAGGACTGCAGAACTGGCTTCCCAATGCAACCTCTTCTCAGAAGAGTGAGTATTCCCAGCCATTCTTCATTATTTCTGAGCATTAAAGTGGATGAGTTCACTGTACTACAAATTACTACAGAACAAAACTATGTTTAAACTATTAAACTATATGGACCATTCATTTTTAAGTATTTCcgtgacaatttttttttactcatttaaagggatattaaacaaataaataggaCTTATACTTTTGAAGTATGACTGCTTGGAAGACTCCGGTGATACCATTCGTCAAGAAAAGGAACAATTCCAACCTAATCCAGGAATTACAATGGCCTGTTCTGTGGATAATCCAGAGCTGTGGTGTGACGTTCAAAATTATGATGTAAAATGTGAGCAACGTGCCATTAGACAAAGAGTGATTGGAGATcgaaacaatgtaacaatgtgTCGAAGTCCAACGAGAGAGGCGGAAGCCAAATGGATGCGGAGTGAACTGCAGCGCAAAAGACAGCAGGAGTTTTCCAAGAGAAGACTGTTGGCAAATGGTGCCGGTTCACTGTTATCTGTTGAGGCAAGACAGAAGATTTCAAGAGAAAGCCTCCAGAGAGAAGAGCATGTGACGCAGATGGCAAGGTCAACCAGAAGGCATTTGAGACTCACCCAAAGCGTGGGAAACTGTCGAGGCGATGTCCACTCACGTGAAAAGGTGAGGgaattaatgtaaaaaaaatttaaggaatatatatatattaaaagtATATAAACAGACACACGTAGAACAAATAAAATAGTGGGGGTTCTCCAGTtctgtttaaacatttttttctcataattcataaaaaacatttaattctAAATATTGGAAAGCAGCCTCTTTTTCTAGCTGATGTGAgttgtttattttcttatgtGGACTCTATAGAGGTCAAAGTCACCATTTATCTCCTCTCTGGGTGTTGAAAATCATGCTGACCTGAAACAAGAGAGTTTTATACCTACTGTCACCTACAGTCAAGAGAGTATTAAAACTACACAGTCAGTTAAGCTGCGAGGAAAAGCTTCAACAAGAAAAGAAGCAGGTGAGACTACCATGgaatttaatttacatttattcatccaTTCTGTTGTTCAACGATACGTTTCAAAACCTTACAATATACTTCAGTATCAGGCAGGATTGCATTAGAAGGCCCTCATTACCAAAGTACCACATCTGCATTCACTacatgtgtcttacctgtgttcTCGCAGCACTTCTGAAAGACACCATTCAAATACCTATTAATCAGAGGACACTGCAAACAACAAGTATGCAGACTGAGTAAGTTGTCATTGCCTTTTACATTTTCTGACGGTCAGGAAAGCATCAATAAAGCACAAGATTTGTATCTTCAGTATCACAGTGTATTATTCGTTTAACATGACAGGCATGACAGTCAagtgtcatttttatttctcattctaATCTTAGGTCTGGATTCGTCACTGTCAAACTGGCGGTAAGCTCTGCTGTCAAACCCCGTGAGCACGTACAAAATGAAGGCTCAAATATGACGGATTTGCCATGTGCAGCTCTATCCTTAGACACCTGGTTCTATTTTTATGAAGAACCTACCATGGATAAACAGCTATTGAATTACAATGAGTTTTATAATGTATTTAGTATGATGTTTATTGATGCTTAATCCTTGTTTACTTTCCAATCACAGGATATTCATCAGCTGACTGATTACATAGGGGtaagtactgtatgtatgtgtgtcatacCCTAAAACAGGAGTGACCTTTGATAATCAAGGTTTATGGAATCACAAACATGAGAACTAGGTGTGTTTGAGTAATGCTGGGGGAAAAATCCTCCAAGTGTGTAGATCAGGAGTAGGTTCATTACTcttgttttaaatatattttcttatGATTCAGCTTGGAATACTTGCTCTACTATTGTGTTGGTCTTATTAAGCATGCaatgatattttgaaaaaaaatatgcatgtgtaatattttatgatgtttcattcatttttttggaATGTGTAAAGAAGGCTTGTGTTTTGGCTCATTTAGGAGGCtttgtggagagaggagaacctGAAGAAGAAGATTTCTACATTACAGAAAAGAACATCCACTCTGCTCCGCTCCTCTGAGCTACTCTGGAACGTAAATGACTTactttttaaatcagtttgtcATCTGTACTCAGCCTACAGTGTCTGTGGTCTGTACTGGCGCTCAGCCCAAGTTAAAAAAAGTGCTCTCAGCTTGGAGAATACCTCAGTGTACTCTGCTTGTAATTTCACTGAAAGACATCAAACACTTTATGTTTATAGAGACTTCCCATACTtataaaatttcacattttcatcagaATTCCCAACATTCATGAAACATGCTCATATTCATAgaaattacatttataaatacTGTTCATATTTGCAGTATTTTCTCACGGAATTCACACTCATCAGTGACTTACTGACCCAGCATTCGTTTGTCAGCTTTAGGATTTGTGAAAAATAAGATCATTATTTTGAGAACAATGAGAAGTATTTcaaaataagacacaacaccTAAGATCACACCTTATGTGAAAGTAGGTAGTATCTTATTTGTGCTCCTTTAGTTTAACATAATTAAATATGGGTAAAGAGGTGGATCTTGTGGTTAGCTATATCCGGGCTGTCTACTTTCCACTCACAGAGCACATAATCGCTCCCTCGCACAGGAAGGCTGGGCGAGGCCTGTCAAGTCTCTGATGTGTGTCTCCGCATTGCtttctgaaacactgacatCTTAGCTATGTTCTAACGGTCTGGTCACAGCGTTTCAGTTTCACTCAGTGTGCTTGTTAAGCCAGACACTTTACAGCACATCACTACACTGTTGAGATGGTTAGAATAGAACAGCAATGACAGTTGCAGACTTCATTTTGGACAATACACTGTCAACTGTCAGAATATTTTAAATCTCCACTCAACGACTGATTTAAAGGTACATGGTAAGTTTGTAAAATATGTGTCTTCTTTTTAGATCCCTTGTTTGACATGGTTTATGTTCTTGCCCAATGTGCTGGCAACAAAAACAATGGCTATTTTGATGCGTTTTAACACGTAGCTCATTCTTGGGTTGTAATTTGTTAGTCTGTGGTATAGCCCCGGTGAACACTCTTTTCTGACTAATTCTCACCacatttccttttcctctcaCAGACTCGCTGTGATGAAGATCTGCTAAGAAGCAAGGTCAAGACTCTAGAGTCTCAGTTACTGGTCTGCATGAAGGTAGGATAAAACTCCACTCGGTGCAGGAGTAGATGGCTTGTGCAAGGCATATATTTACATTAATTTTCACGACTTGCTAAGGTCACAATGTGCAATATCAAAGGTATCACAAGCCAAGCCTACACGTagcatttcatattcataaacaGATAGTAGCTCTTGGCTCTTGAGTGTATatggaaaactgaaaatgattagTATCACTGGTGGTGGGGTCTCTCTTAGAGAGTGCCTCAGGATGGAGTGGAGAGCATGATGCTGcagatggagaaacagagagggttGTATGAGGAGAAAGCTCTGGAGGCCATCCAGAGAGCCactgaggagaagacagaggccAAAAGCAAGATTGAGAACCTCCAGGCAAGTTCGTCACAGACAGTACACATCAAAATGACAGAACCCTTCATGTTGTGAAATTAGACCTTCTTGTCATCTTTTACGAATGAACTTCATTTGAGTCTCTGCTATCACTCTTCATTCACACgtttcattcatctctctggATGTTCATACTATTGTGAACGCTGAGGTTGTACAGTCTGATTCTGTTATGCTGGCTCAACACCAACAGGAGGTACTGCAGGCAGCCAAGAGTGAATCAGTCCGGTGGCAAAACCTATGTGAAGAGCTGAGGAAGAGCTCCAGTGAATTAAGGAAGACCCAGGACTTCAGTACTGAACAGCTTGTCCAGCTACAGAACCAACTAGATGTAAGGCCATAGGAACTAATGGTGTTCATGAGAACTGACCGGAGGTGGTGAGATGAGAGCATGTTCATTAATGTGTCTTAGTGATTTTCTCcggctgaaaacaaaaaaagttacttTTCTAGATGTGACAGTGACAAGCTTTCCAAGGTTTTATCGTAATTCATATTTAACCTATTATTTGAAacggggggggggtaaaaaattACCTTAGACTCTAGAAGTCTTAGAGGAGTGAAACCCTCTACTTTTCATAGCAATTTCTACAAATAATCATTGGTTTCAGGATATGCTTAGATTAAGATGATGTGGCTTTGTGTTGTACAGCACTCAAGGGCTCAGGAGGAGACCCTGAGAGAGCAGTGTAAAGCCTTACTGCAGGATAGAGTGGAACTCCATTCCCGCCTATCCCTTTTAGAAGAGGACAACCAGAACCTGAGAGAACACCTAGAGGACATCGGAGGTACACATCAAATATCAAACAAGATTCCAATATTCcaaagaacattccagaactgtgttcagtttgtgaatACTGCACTGCCAGAAGTGGCAAATACACTCCAAATGTAAtgattgtcattttaaatttcattccTTTTTATGTCAGTGGAAATTATAAAGTTCTCTTTGCTCCTCTTACATTAAGGTCATAGTCATGAAACGTGGAATAACTTTACGCTCAGATCTGGAGAGGGTCCAGCCATGCGACAGAATTCATGGACGACGGATGAAAGTGTAATGGAGCAGCttagagagactgagaaaagactccagatgagggagaaagaggtaAGAGAGCTATGGGTTCTTTCAGCACCTGAGACTTTATCTACAGCTTGGCAGACTGAGGAACTGCCTCTGCTTTAAAATATATACCATATGACAACTCTCtttgaacattcattttttttatttgttttgtgttgattcCTAAATCCTACCCCTACCCTCTGATGTTTTTAACTGAACTAAACTGgaacattttgaaacatttttttgatTTTTATGATAAATGTTGTTTCTTATGTATGTGTAAAAGGAGATCATTTTGCCGGGTATTTTGTTAAGTATTGATTTTTCGTTGTCATTGCAGTGTGTAGAGCTACAGGGGGAGCTAGAGGCCCTGGAGCAGGAGTGTCGCTCCTATCAGTCGCGCCTGCAGCAGTGCCGTGAAGAACTGAAACAGATGAGCGGTCGCCGTGGCAACAAGGTCAGCACCTGTCCAACTGAAATCTACCACAGTAGCACCAAAACGTTTATCACGCCTCAGTGTATCTCAGCGCTGTCATACTTTATGGCAAAA containing:
- the traf3ip3 gene encoding TRAF3-interacting JNK-activating modulator codes for the protein MACSVDNPELWCDVQNYDVKCEQRAIRQRVIGDRNNVTMCRSPTREAEAKWMRSELQRKRQQEFSKRRLLANGAGSLLSVEARQKISRESLQREEHVTQMARSTRRHLRLTQSVGNCRGDVHSREKRSKSPFISSLGVENHADLKQESFIPTVTYSQESIKTTQSVKLRGKASTRKEAALLKDTIQIPINQRTLQTTSMQTESGFVTVKLADIHQLTDYIGEALWREENLKKKISTLQKRTSTLLRSSELLWNTRCDEDLLRSKVKTLESQLLVCMKRVPQDGVESMMLQMEKQRGLYEEKALEAIQRATEEKTEAKSKIENLQEVLQAAKSESVRWQNLCEELRKSSSELRKTQDFSTEQLVQLQNQLDHSRAQEETLREQCKALLQDRVELHSRLSLLEEDNQNLREHLEDIGGHSHETWNNFTLRSGEGPAMRQNSWTTDESVMEQLRETEKRLQMREKECVELQGELEALEQECRSYQSRLQQCREELKQMSGRRGNKRSSSYWLGLFLLMLLFLAVVAATVLWRYHPCLTEQLLDLFSEVGQRVEEYVLQAVHSQQGVCFRPI